CGGCATGAGCTGCCGCAAGTCGGCCATGGACCTGCTCGCACGGCGTGAGCATTCGCGTGCCGAGCTGCGGCAGAAACTCCTGCAGCGGGATTTCGACGCGCAGGAGGTCGAGGATGCGCTCGATGGCCTGGAGGCGGACCGGCTGCTGGATGACGCGCGGTTTGCCGAAAGCTACGTGCATTATCGGCGCGGGCGGGGCTTCGGCCCGCTGCGCATTCGTCAGGAATTGCAGCAGCGTGGCGTGGGGAGCGAATTGATCGGCGCGTACCTGCCCGCCCGGCCGCGGGAATGGCTGGACGATGCGCGACGAGAGTACGAAAAGAAGTTTGGTTCCGTGAAAGTCGATGACTTTAAGGAACGCGCCCGTCGGGCGCGTTTTTTACAGGGGCGTGGCTTTCCCGGCGAAGTGATTCGAATGGTACTGGACTGGGATGAATGACGAGGGGGTGTGCGGGGCCTGCGGGCCGGTGCCAACCCGA
This Gammaproteobacteria bacterium DNA region includes the following protein-coding sequences:
- a CDS encoding regulatory protein RecX, giving the protein MDLLARREHSRAELRQKLLQRDFDAQEVEDALDGLEADRLLDDARFAESYVHYRRGRGFGPLRIRQELQQRGVGSELIGAYLPARPREWLDDARREYEKKFGSVKVDDFKERARRARFLQGRGFPGEVIRMVLDWDE